The nucleotide window AAACACATTTTACTTCACAAGCAAACAACATTATGATGAAACTAACCAGACCTATTTGACTCACaaattgaaaacttgaaaaatatgattaaagtTAAGATTTTTACCTTATGTGCAGAGTGTCTGATAGAATGCGAAGAAGTGGAAGAGTTGTGGGAGTCGGATAGATGCGAGAGAAGCCAACGGCAAGTCAACAGGGAGGCTCTGGGATTTCTGGAAATCCGAGTAAGgccatgagaaaataacatgattttgctataaaaaaaaatctgggctttatttaataaatttaaatgggtacagagaaaaagagatttgagagacagagagagagagacggCGTTGAGTTGAAATGGGAGGCGGCGAAGTGGTGGAAGAACACAGAAGTGAACAGAGGCCGAACCAAGTAATTCATCGGGTTTGGTTTGGGATGGTCAATGTTAAATGCTCATTCGCATTTAGTGTTACGGTGAGGGTGTATGTATCTGATTATAACTAATTTCCCTTTCCGCCTCCCCTTGCTCCTTTCCTAAAAAAgtggaattatttttttttaaatctaatattcttataatttcatgttgtttttttttttttaaaccacgatgaaaaacaaaagaataaaaaaataaatcgcATATAGATGATACCAACAGTAATTAGACTCCccatttttatataagaaaattgtCAGAACCCTTTCTTAGCCTAAAATGTTTGCGCTTACCCCTTGCTCTGGATCTGATTGGGTTTGTCACTTGGGATCCTCGAGagattcaaaaatatgaaaaactcaaaactaGGTGGATTTTCAATCAACGGATGTTTTTACGtggaggagaagaaaaatcttGTAGGTTGCTCACGCAGATGAAGAAGTTTTGAGCTGCATGACTGTTACTAATCAACAAAAACATGCATTTCCAGTGAAATCCTTGAGAGAATATTTAACAATCTTGAAAACTCATACTGAAAGCGAGTTCATACCATGTGGAGAGGACGACAGATGGACGAGCTTGTATTCTGACAAGTACTTGGTTGTTGCAATTTGATTTTTCCAGTGACATTTATCGTATCTtttgaaaccctaaaaactaaggACGTATGGCATTGCGATGGATTAGGCAACTTACTTATTATCACCCGCAACTGCAAAAAGTCTGAAGCGATCGGGAAAAAGAAATTCTAGTAAAAGAGTGAAATGATGACAGAGATAGTTTCAAATGAAGGAGCTGTAAGTATCGATGAAGTTGTTTTTAGCAAATTGGAGCCATTGCCGCTTGAAGATTTACAGCGTTTCGCGTGCTTATGCTCCGGGAAGTGTTGGACTGTTTCTTCCCGTTCTGTAGACGTTGAAAACTCGAGAATTTCAAAAAACATGTTTGCAAAGAATCAGAACTTTCTGATAAAAACATAGAACAAATTTCACCATCTTTTCAGTTGCTCAAATTATCCATGTAGCAGTGAAAActtttttgtaatatatttacCAGAATTGCAACCCTATCTGTACACTTGTAATTGTAACATGTTTGATCATAAATTATTGAACACATCTAAAGGAGCTAATGGAGCAACCAGACAACTTTTGCAGCAACGTACCACATTTGAAAAGCATTAAAGAGCTAGCAATTGTTAATGGATTAATCTTAAAATGAGGTTTCATGATTCTAGCCCCACATGGAGGGCaactttatgatttttaaacataaataaataactcAGCAACCCaaacatttttcaaaagttGTTGCAAGACATTGAATATAGAAGAAATATAGAGGTTTATGAATATCCTAATGTTGGAATTATCAACCATTTCGTAGCAGCCGTGCAGGGAACAACATCTTAAAATTTAGGgtttctcttaaaattaaaatcctaataGGGTTTACTCATGTATAAAACCCTAGTGGGGTTTGTTTTAAAGATAGAATCCCaaaatataaacacattattcTCTTACATAAATGAGAGAGATGGAATTCTGCTGAAGTTGTCTTGTTTTTAATGAATCAATAATttgcaattttattatatatataaaattgtttactCATTTACACCTTTTCAAAGCATGTAATATAGGCAAGGAAACTGTCCTAAGATCTATACAATCAATACCTACTATTTGTGAACAGTTATTAAGTATGAGCTCCAGCCATGTGGATATTGAATGGTTTGATATCTCTACACCGCATGTAGCTCAAAAACTGTCCAGGCAACTCTTCCAAAAGTGCTTGAACAACAGAAATTTCTCCTCCTGTCCAAAACACACCCAACTTGTTACTTGAACCATTACACATGATAGACCCAGGAGACCTTGGATAAAAAAAACACTAATGTCATGATTGAAGTCATTACAGCAACAAAGGTGAATAAGCACTCACTTTGAACCTCTCGCATTGGAACGAATTGTACAATGTCTCGTGTAGCTACCCGGCCTGTAGAGCTTTCTAATCGATGACCCTTATCAGCATCAAGAATCTGGAAAATTCTAAGCATTTAGGCCCcgcatataaattataaactgaACCTTTAGTAATGAAAGTGCAATGgtaataaagaaagaaaaaaaatcaatagggTTTACATGGAAAAACAACAGTTTACCTCCATCTGAGTAAAATCGGCACCTCCCACTCCAACAATAAGGACTGAAAGTGGAAGATCAGATGCTCTCACCAAAGCATCTTTGGTTTCTTGAAGATCTGTCACAACTCCATCCTAGAAAAAGATACAAATTGATTAAAGTCACTGATggaatgaaagaagaaaacagATATTGTAGGAAGTTGTCTTAATTCTATTTACCGTTATAATCAGCAAAACAAAGTAATTGCTTCTGTCGTGTGAGGTGGACTGACCAGCAATTTGAGCAGCTGTGTTTATCACTGGACCAAATAGAGTGGGTCCTGCTAGAGCAACATTGTGGAGAGCATTTGCATAAGCAGCCATGATGCCTTCGACTCCGTCGACCTGTTATACAAAAGATCAACTGTAATTCTCACTTCAAAATACATGATCAAAATGCATAAGGACCGGTAAAGAACTGACATTAGAAAAGTAAGTTCTTTTTGCTCATTAAtaacttgaatgaaaattaaaaaataagcaaaattttctGTTTGGTAGAGAAAAACCTGGGAAGATATGCCCaccattttttaaaccaaagaaGTGATCGAATTAGTTGTCTTACTGATTCACAGTTTAACTGGAGAATCAATTggtttaacttattattaaattaaaatgaatagattttatttaaaaatttgtaaaaaataaaatcaatcaagatatcCACACTTATGGAAAttaaaacatatcatttttaaggggtaacaattattcatttgatttcaatgaaacaattaaaataaaaaaaagtctcaatttcatgatataaaaaaataattctgtaaattattactaatagaagacatttcaatagatatgaggtatttttttttcttttttattttatttttgaacttattttttttataaactgtaagaaattcatcaaatctaataaaaaataattaaattcctcaaaaataattaaaatttcaaaaaaaattgaaattttgatcaaatccaCTTTGACCGGTTAAATCTAATTAGCCAAAtaaataaccaattttttatattaatcagacTAGACTTGAAGCTAATTCTCATTTTAACCAGTTGAACTAACTGATTTGGTCTGGTTTTAAAATCACTGGGTATGCCAACCAATTCAACAACTTTAAAGACAAAGAATCATTGCAAAAAGCTAAAAAACTCAAGCATCATCTAACCTCAAAGCCATTGGCACTTCCATTCAGATTAAAACAATGTGATATACTGCCATCAACTGTTCTCCCTCCAAATCCCCAAGCAGGAAAGCGTCTGTCAGAATCATAAAATTGTATGACCTCCCCAACTTCCATTATGGCCTACAAAAGAGTTTGTTAGAAACCAATTAGCCAATTCACTAGCTAGTGATGTCCTCgttcaaatttttatacaaactaaaaattttgaaaaatggcatGCATTCAATTccaactaaattttatatttgtaatttttattataaaaaaatacctAGGTTTCAAATGgagatgataaaaaaaatattagggtttatGTTATTTGGACAACCATGTTGGTTGATTGTAAGAGGTCCTTGACGACTCAAATGGTCGAAAAATGAAAGGTTTTAAACTCTTTGAATTGTCTGAATTATCTTTATAATCcttaatattaatgaaatatattaaatagtttgtattttattttgttttctgtcttcttttgtatttttgttgaataaagGGCTGGATTACTAACAGAAGAAGAAACATTTCAGATTGGACTGTCTGAAAAAGAATTTTGCTAAATGATACTATAATCCTTTATACTAATGATTATTTGGTAACCTGCAAACATATCTAAAGAAAGTTCTACTAAATGATACTGTAATCGTAAGGGTATTTAATCAAGTCTTGTAAAACTGAATTTAAACAATGCTCAGAGGTTTCTTCTGAGTTCAAAGCAAAGTTTTACCTGTTGGTAAGAATTCAATCGGCCTGAAGGGTCAATATAGTGCAAAGAGTCAGGATTTCGAGGATTTCCATTTGAAGCTAGATGATCATGTATTAGAGGCATAAACCAAGATTAGAACAAACTAAGAATgtgaaaagaaaacataaaattaaacaccAAATAAGCTATATAATAAAAGTCCGTAGaatgaatataatatattttcttatgagAATATCAAGGTTTATTTACCTGTAAAGTCAACTGCAACCATAAAATTTAGCTCAAAGCCACTAGAAATATAATCCAGAAAACTATATTGCTCTTTCTCAATAAACTTATCAACGAACAACTGACTTTTGAGAACCTACATGGCAAAAGTGATgtcaaacaattattttaaaatttcttaaaatagtTCATTTTCATGAATAAACACCTTTTGACGGCCATGATGACTAGTGGGTTTAACAAAATTTGCACCAATTCTTCCTTGGTGCAGTTTCTCAAGGTCACCAACTGAGCTCTGAATTTTCCTGATAATGTATATCGAAAACTCTAACATCAACAAAAtggttgaaaaaaataataggaAAGTTAACGATGCCAAGAATTCAACAATTACCCTATGAGAACATGATTTCCGGAGCTATTGAAATCAAAACATTCAATAATTAATGGATTATCCTGCCATAAAAAACAAGCATTATGAGCTAAGACTTTTTCCCACACCAAACATTCTTGCATTTCCAATATGCACGCACTTATAATTAATAAGATGGCAAAAATCTTACCTTGTTTCCAAATTGCTGCATGCTCAAAGTTACTGGCCTCCAAATGGGATTCAAGTTGTCGCTTATTACATCTGTCTTGCAGATTGGAACAGGATCTCCACTCTCAACAGTTCTTGATATTCTTAAGAAAGGATcctataaaaagaagaagaatgattATATGACTCCATATATTAATTAGTATATTTCTAATATTAACCGCTTCAGGAATACCGAATACATACACTTTTGGAAAACATGTCCACATTTTCTAAATGGGAGCAGCGGAATGCTATCTCAACAGCACTCCTAGAAGCAAAGATTTCCTCAGCCTGGACAGATAGTGTCCCCAAGTTTCTTGGCACTGCAGATCTATATTTGTAATGGAGGTTTATGGTCAAAGTACGATTTGGTTTCGTTACAATCTGCCATATAAAATAAGGTCagaataaaaggatttatattaGTGTTGGATACATGATGACCAAGGCTTTCTAACAAATGTATAACCATAGAATTCCTACCCAATagcataatttaaaaagaaaaaaccatttCCTTTTATAAGCAACAATGGTCACATAATATTTTGATCATTCAAAAAGCATTACAACAGTTGAAGTTAAAGCAGTCAAATAACTTTAGCAATTATTCCTTTTATAAGATTAAATGTTAGCAATATGTAAGGATATATGCACATATTTTACCCATTCAACAAAATAtcttccttttatatatataaatggaaaaagaaattgatcaGGAAACTTACTTCAGACAGGACGCAAGTAGCTTCTCCTAAGAAATCTTGATCATTCAACTTTAGTGTCtataagaaaacataatttaaaagtcaaaatagtcttttggtcTTTATGGTATAACTCAACTTTTTCAAGCTTCACATCATAGAATCCATCTAGAttgttcatttttctctttcatttgcATAAACTTCGCATGAACATACACTTCCGGAAGTGTAATTTACAATCTAAAAGATAATTAACCATCATATTTATTGTGTGCCTAACGATTTTAATCAACATTATATGAAAGACATGCATGCATACATGATAATTCCAAAGGTCCAATTATTAATTCCACTATTCCATATATGTTATTCCTTGCATAGTTTCTTCAGTAGGTCACATAAGAAACTGCTCCAATTTAGTTGTATTTGACAACCATCAACTTATAAAACAATTGTCATAATGGCCTTAGGCAAGTAAGGGCCTTCCGAATTATTGTTATTGGGGCACACATCAAAACTTGCAAAGCTTCATgtacaaaacatttaaaattaactttgtTGGAGCCATTTTTTTATTGCGGTAATGATGGTccactattttaaatttcttgcaTTTATTAAGTGTTTGTTCAAAGTATACCTCTTAGCAAATTTAGCAAAATTAATGGGATCCAGTGTTATTGTAATTCAATTCAGATTGCATGTCATACCAATGAAATATCAATCAGTTGCCTATGAACTTTAAACTTTCACTGTGACTAGAACATTGCCTAGGTTAAAAGTATGTGATTTAAACCAGAGCCAAGAATATAAATGCAATGTTACAGAAGAAATTCAGATATACCTTAACCGGTACATTGTGATATTTGGTATCAACATCATAAACTCGAAAGCTGGACAAAGGAAAACATGAGAGAGGTCAAAGCAAAGCATGACTTGTGAGATAAATGAAAGGtccattaacaaaaataaactaaGATTCTACGAGAATCTTACACCAATGGCTGGACAATCTCAAATTGATAagcaattgaaattttttcaatccAAACAGGATTCAAATTGTTCATAATGACTTCTGTACGGCCAATCTCCTCCAATGTCCCATCTCTTTTCTTTGCAAAAACAACCGTCATGGGGTCACTCTATGACAAAGAAAGGGTCTGTAAGTATGTAAACACACTTCCTCTACATGCCATATGAATTATAAGTATATGCTACTATAAATTGAAGAATTGAAGTCTTATAAACATTAGGTACTATATTTGAGAATCATCGCCAGGATACAATAGCTTGCACTTTCTACTGAAGACTAGCAAGATAATGCCACAAGTGACATGTCCTCAAAAACcgtaaaaacaataaaatcccCTCCTGAGGTGTGTTAATTTGAACTCACAGTTCAATAACTTATTTTTGGATAAtgttaagaaattttaaaaaccagaAAGTATTCTACAGCTCCAAGGTTAAACATGTGACACCAGAACTATGTGcaaacatagataatatatgtCAGAGTTACTAATGAATGAAAAACTATTGTCACTAGACACACAAGCAACATGAACATGTCATAATCAAACATCAAGATGATGACAATATGTGCATACCTTTGATGTTATGTCACAATCAAGTAATTTTGAAGCAGATAGAGATAACTGTAAGACATAATAGAACTACATTAAcaaattataagaaataaaaataaatgataacatGAACTAAGCATACaaaggagaagaaaaggaaTAGGATTCATGCGTATGGATATTCAAATGAAC belongs to Mangifera indica cultivar Alphonso chromosome 2, CATAS_Mindica_2.1, whole genome shotgun sequence and includes:
- the LOC123200820 gene encoding protein BONZAI 3-like; the protein is MGMCCSALSGDVAGGKQGVGGALQRPTANQNNHGHKDAVDFFFRSRGLQPLFTQIELSLSASKLLDCDITSKSDPMTVVFAKKRDGTLEEIGRTEVIMNNLNPVWIEKISIAYQFEIVQPLVFRVYDVDTKYHNVPVKTLKLNDQDFLGEATCVLSEIVTKPNRTLTINLHYKYRSAVPRNLGTLSVQAEEIFASRSAVEIAFRCSHLENVDMFSKSDPFLRISRTVESGDPVPICKTDVISDNLNPIWRPVTLSMQQFGNKDNPLIIECFDFNSSGNHVLIGKIQSSVGDLEKLHQGRIGANFVKPTSHHGRQKVLKSQLFVDKFIEKEQYSFLDYISSGFELNFMVAVDFTASNGNPRNPDSLHYIDPSGRLNSYQQAIMEVGEVIQFYDSDRRFPAWGFGGRTVDGSISHCFNLNGSANGFEVDGVEGIMAAYANALHNVALAGPTLFGPVINTAAQIAGQSTSHDRSNYFVLLIITDGVVTDLQETKDALVRASDLPLSVLIVGVGGADFTQMEILDADKGHRLESSTGRVATRDIVQFVPMREVQRGEISVVQALLEELPGQFLSYMRCRDIKPFNIHMAGAHT